From one Thermomicrobiales bacterium genomic stretch:
- a CDS encoding SprT family zinc-dependent metalloprotease, whose translation MHSTKESGVTRAVIVLDGREVPVTIRPSDRARRLRLRVLPEIGLEIVVPRGATRDDALVFARRERDWILRQLAMLPRSAPLLTIADGVAIPYLGGPLRIRLIRAGRTRRIGDELVLPVAAGLDVVERWYRAEARRLSGERASAHAATLGVTFGRLAIKDTRSRWGSCSSKGNLNLSWRLVMAPMEVLDYVVAHEVAHLREMNHSPRFWATVETLCPRYREHRRWLRANGPTLAAWPRVAP comes from the coding sequence ATGCACTCCACCAAGGAATCCGGTGTCACGCGCGCAGTGATAGTTCTCGACGGTCGCGAGGTTCCGGTGACGATCCGCCCGAGCGATCGCGCGCGTCGGCTGCGGCTGCGGGTGTTGCCGGAGATCGGCCTGGAGATCGTCGTTCCGCGCGGCGCAACTCGCGACGACGCGCTTGTGTTCGCCCGCCGCGAGCGAGATTGGATCCTCCGCCAGCTTGCGATGCTGCCGCGGTCCGCGCCGCTCCTGACGATCGCCGATGGCGTCGCGATTCCCTACCTTGGCGGGCCGCTCCGCATCCGGCTCATCCGCGCAGGACGCACGCGACGAATAGGCGATGAGCTTGTGCTTCCAGTAGCCGCCGGCCTGGATGTGGTCGAACGTTGGTATCGCGCCGAGGCTCGCCGGCTGAGCGGCGAACGCGCTAGCGCGCATGCCGCCACGCTGGGCGTAACGTTCGGCCGGCTTGCGATCAAGGACACGCGGTCACGTTGGGGAAGCTGCTCCTCGAAGGGCAACCTGAATCTATCCTGGCGGTTGGTGATGGCGCCGATGGAGGTGCTCGACTACGTCGTTGCTCACGAAGTTGCCCACCTCCGCGAGATGAATCACTCTCCGCGCTTCTGGGCGACCGTTGAGACGCTCTGTCCACGGTACCGTGAGCATCGACGCTGGCTGCGGGCCAATGGCCCCACGCTCGCTGCCTGGCCGCGCGTCGCCCCCTGA
- a CDS encoding RidA family protein, translating into MHGIEFFGMPGEDEARPFSRATKAGGLVFVSGHSGGIRGTATEEARAALGIIKSLLEEAGSSMDHVVQVTLLITNSAEYDEINREYKLHFPNGLPARHTARFGVPTTAKCGFACIALAADSQ; encoded by the coding sequence ATGCACGGGATCGAGTTCTTTGGGATGCCGGGTGAGGATGAAGCGCGACCGTTCTCGCGCGCGACGAAGGCCGGCGGACTGGTGTTCGTCTCCGGCCATTCCGGCGGGATCCGCGGCACCGCAACCGAGGAGGCGCGGGCAGCGCTCGGAATCATAAAGTCGCTGCTGGAGGAGGCCGGTTCGTCGATGGACCACGTCGTCCAGGTGACGCTTCTCATCACGAACTCGGCCGAGTACGACGAGATCAACCGCGAATACAAGCTCCATTTCCCGAACGGGCTGCCGGCCCGCCATACTGCCAGGTTCGGGGTGCCGACGACAGCGAAGTGTGGCTTCGCCTGTATCGCGCTCGCCGCGGACTCGCAATAA